The following are from one region of the Sardina pilchardus chromosome 4, fSarPil1.1, whole genome shotgun sequence genome:
- the LOC134077791 gene encoding rho-related GTP-binding protein RhoE-like: MRLPQKHDMDLNQNVKYKIVVVGDSQCGKTALLHIFAKDCFPESYVPTVFENYTASFEIDGQRIELSLWDTSGSAYYDNVRPLSYPDSDAVLICFDISKAETLDSVLKKWKPEVTEFCPNTQIFLVGCKSDLRTDLSTLLELSHHKQIPVSYDHGSTMAKQISAPYLECSALQSENSVRDIFHVTTLACVNKGHKKVKHQKASRATKRISHMPAQPDLPAVPADLRKSKTRSCTVM; the protein is encoded by the exons ATGAGGCTACCGCAGAAACACGACATGGATCTCAATCAGAATGTAAAATATAAGATAGTGGTTGTCGGCGATAGCCAGTGTGGAAAAACTGCTTTACTTCACATATTTGCAAAAGACTGCTTTCCAGAG AGCTATGTACCCACTGTATTTGAGAACTATACTGCCAGCTTTGAAATCGACGGACAACGAATTGAACTCAGCCTTTGGGACACCTCag GATCAGCCTATTATGACAATGTCCGACCCCTCTCCTACCCGGACTCAGATGCAGTACTCATCTGTTTTGACATCAGTAAAGCAGAGACTCTGGACAGTGTCCTTAAGAAG tggaAACCTGAGGTGACAGAGTTTTGCCCCAACACCCAGATCTTTCTGGTTGGATGCAAGTCGGACCTACGCACAGATCTGTCCACATTGTTAGAACTTTCACATCACAAGCAGATACCAGTGTCATATGACCAT GGTTCAACCATGGCCAAGCAGATCTCGGCTCCCTACCTGGAGTGTTCGGCCCTGCAGTCTGAGAACAGCGTGAGAGACATTTTTCACGTGACCACCCTGGCCTGCGTCAATAAGGGCCACAAGAAAGTCAAACACCAAAAAGCCTCCAGGGCCACAAAGAGGATCTCCCACATGCCCGCACAGCCCGACTTGCCCGCTGTGCCAGCAGATTTACGCAAAAGCAAAACCAGGAGCTGCACCGTCATGTGA